The following proteins are encoded in a genomic region of Elusimicrobiota bacterium:
- a CDS encoding ATP-binding protein — protein MRPERRAVYFAFQGLLMSVVLLLFLYQGPGHEGWVSRLFVLLAYLASSMTLIRVVPDSTLARGWFQAGLFLSDAVLATVILRWIQPRTELFLIYTLIVFGSALTRSARQSLVVAAVTIALYFIHWWQPGAWVPQSPVFWLRALFLVVSAAVLAILARDSQVAQEEDKRRYDERLIQVERLATLGRVAAEVAHRIKGPLTTIAVNAEVAAHRHGDDPKTLKELAQIAEEVQRCKEILKNLLDLGRIEEMDIESLDLRVPVERALKLIGPQAADRRLKLETSGLERPMKTRGDESLVQEALHALLQNAVEASSRNGRVRVSARTLGGRHRLSVEDDGAGVERGDLEKIFQPFFTTKKDGSGLGLSAALRIAQKHGGTVEVDSAGAGRGATFTLVLPAA, from the coding sequence TTGCGCCCTGAACGCCGGGCCGTCTACTTCGCCTTCCAGGGTCTCCTGATGTCGGTCGTCCTCCTGCTCTTCCTTTATCAGGGGCCCGGGCACGAGGGCTGGGTGTCCCGGCTGTTCGTCCTGCTCGCCTATCTCGCGTCCTCGATGACCTTGATCCGCGTCGTCCCGGACTCGACGCTCGCGCGCGGCTGGTTCCAGGCCGGTCTTTTCCTCTCGGACGCCGTGCTCGCGACCGTGATCCTGAGGTGGATCCAGCCGCGCACGGAGCTGTTCCTCATCTACACCTTGATCGTCTTCGGCTCGGCGCTGACGCGGAGCGCGCGCCAAAGCCTCGTCGTGGCGGCGGTGACCATCGCCCTGTACTTCATCCACTGGTGGCAGCCCGGCGCCTGGGTCCCCCAAAGCCCCGTGTTCTGGCTGCGGGCCCTCTTCCTGGTGGTCTCCGCGGCGGTCCTGGCCATCCTCGCCCGCGACTCCCAGGTGGCGCAGGAGGAGGACAAGCGGCGCTACGACGAGCGCCTGATCCAAGTCGAGCGCCTGGCGACGCTCGGGCGCGTCGCCGCCGAGGTCGCGCACCGCATCAAGGGGCCGCTGACCACCATCGCCGTCAACGCCGAGGTGGCCGCGCACCGCCACGGGGACGACCCGAAGACGCTCAAGGAGCTGGCCCAGATCGCCGAGGAGGTCCAGCGCTGCAAGGAGATCCTCAAGAACCTGCTCGACCTCGGGCGCATCGAGGAGATGGACATCGAGTCCCTCGACCTGCGCGTGCCCGTGGAGCGGGCCCTGAAGTTGATCGGTCCTCAGGCCGCCGACCGCCGGCTCAAGCTCGAGACCTCGGGGCTCGAGCGGCCGATGAAGACGCGGGGCGACGAGTCGCTCGTCCAGGAGGCGCTGCACGCGCTCCTGCAGAACGCCGTCGAAGCCTCCTCGCGCAACGGGCGCGTCCGGGTATCGGCCCGGACCCTCGGCGGCCGCCACCGGCTGAGCGTCGAAGACGACGGCGCGGGCGTGGAGCGCGGCGACCTCGAGAAGATCTTCCAGCCCTTCTTCACGACGAAGAAGGACGGGTCCGGCCTCGGCCTGTCGGCCGCGCTGCGCATCGCGCAGAAGCACGGCGGCACGGTCGAGGTCGACAGCGCCGGCGCCGGCCGCGGCGCGACCTTCACGTTGGTCCTTCCCGCCGCCTAA
- a CDS encoding response regulator transcription factor, which produces MPRVLVIEDDPKIVEAIEKTFSMASGFTTRWVSEPGKALGEAIDSKPDLILLDVRLPGGDGRVVLKSLKSNAATSSIPVIMLTGMSSEGDKVLALNLGADDYVVKPFGAMELLARVQAVLRRAGPGPVSGRSAAAGGLRMDAESRLAEIDGKPLKLQAREFEVLFLLLCHAGKVLSRQFLIENTSAYGEAVETRSLDTHIKNLRKKLGKRESLLQTVPKVGYRLAP; this is translated from the coding sequence ATGCCCCGCGTCTTGGTCATCGAGGATGACCCCAAGATCGTCGAAGCCATCGAGAAGACCTTCTCCATGGCCTCCGGCTTCACCACGCGCTGGGTCTCCGAGCCGGGGAAGGCCCTGGGCGAGGCCATCGACTCCAAGCCCGACCTGATCCTGCTCGACGTTCGCCTGCCGGGAGGCGACGGGCGCGTGGTGCTCAAGTCCTTGAAGTCCAACGCCGCGACGAGTTCGATCCCCGTCATCATGCTGACCGGCATGTCGAGCGAGGGCGACAAGGTCCTGGCCCTGAACCTCGGCGCCGACGACTACGTCGTCAAGCCGTTCGGCGCGATGGAGCTCCTCGCCCGCGTCCAGGCGGTGCTCCGGCGCGCGGGTCCGGGACCCGTCTCCGGCCGCTCGGCGGCGGCCGGCGGCCTGCGCATGGACGCCGAGTCCCGCCTCGCCGAGATCGACGGCAAGCCGCTCAAGCTCCAGGCCCGCGAGTTCGAGGTGCTTTTCCTCCTTCTCTGCCACGCGGGCAAGGTTCTCTCGCGCCAGTTCCTCATCGAGAACACCTCCGCGTACGGTGAGGCCGTCGAGACCCGCAGCCTCGACACGCACATCAAGAACCTGCGCAAGAAGCTCGGCAAGCGGGAGTCGCTCCTTCAAACCGTCCCCAAAGTCGGCTATCGCCTTGCGCCCTGA